A region from the Desulfomarina profundi genome encodes:
- a CDS encoding 2-oxoacid:acceptor oxidoreductase subunit alpha encodes MKTVKKISKINDFVIRFCNVNGSGSASANNLFARAIFRLGIPVSPKNIFPSNIQGLPTWYEVRVNEDGFLGRRGGIDMAVAVNGQTLFKDYQELLPGGYFLYDSTRELPENFTRTDITPIGIPLTSLCNEAFSNPKLRQLLKNIIYVGSLSYLLDIEFDVLTDSIKKQFQKKPKLADPNILALEIGFAYAEKHYRNSCELSVRRSNKLNGDIMMSGNSAFGLGAVYAGATVVGWYPITPSTSVVEAFERYANRFRVEEDTGRHKVAIIQAEDELAAIGIVIGASWNGARAFTATSGPGISLMSEFLGLAYFAEIPVVLIDVQRTGPSTGMPTRTQQSDLLACAYASHGDTKNVLLFPCDPKECFELGADAFDLAERLQTPVIIMSDLDLGMNDHVSAPMEWKEGRKYDRGKVLTAEDLENMQEKWGRYLDVDGDGICYRTFPGTHPTKGAYFTRGTSHNEYSAYTEESSDYEANMKRLLVKWETARGLVPAPRTKINDPACKTGLIFFGTSTHSTYEAISRLAKEGRVCNSLRIRAFPFHEEVLEFIERHEILFVIEQNRDAQMRTLLINECGTCRDKLQSILNIDGLPITANFITECIRNASLHNTVEPFPKQYSTGEKS; translated from the coding sequence ATGAAAACAGTCAAAAAAATAAGCAAAATAAACGATTTTGTTATCCGGTTCTGCAATGTCAACGGTTCCGGTTCCGCCAGTGCGAATAATCTTTTTGCCAGGGCCATCTTTCGCCTCGGCATACCGGTCAGCCCGAAAAACATCTTTCCGTCGAACATCCAGGGACTGCCCACCTGGTACGAAGTCCGGGTCAACGAAGACGGATTTTTAGGACGACGGGGAGGAATAGACATGGCTGTGGCCGTCAACGGCCAGACCCTCTTCAAAGATTACCAGGAACTGCTGCCCGGTGGTTATTTCCTCTACGACTCCACCCGGGAGCTGCCGGAAAACTTTACCCGCACTGATATAACCCCCATCGGCATCCCCCTCACCTCCCTGTGCAACGAAGCCTTCAGCAATCCAAAGCTTCGGCAGCTGCTGAAAAACATCATCTACGTGGGTTCACTCTCCTACCTGCTGGATATCGAATTTGATGTTCTGACGGATTCAATAAAAAAACAGTTCCAAAAAAAACCGAAACTGGCTGACCCCAATATTCTTGCCCTGGAAATCGGCTTTGCTTACGCCGAAAAACATTACAGAAACAGTTGTGAGCTTTCCGTTCGCAGAAGCAATAAACTCAACGGTGATATAATGATGAGCGGCAACTCCGCCTTTGGCTTGGGAGCGGTTTACGCAGGTGCAACCGTTGTCGGCTGGTATCCCATTACACCGTCCACCTCGGTTGTGGAAGCCTTTGAACGTTATGCTAACCGGTTCAGGGTTGAAGAAGACACAGGCAGGCACAAGGTTGCCATAATCCAGGCAGAGGATGAGCTGGCGGCCATAGGTATCGTCATCGGTGCCTCCTGGAACGGGGCCAGGGCCTTTACCGCCACCTCCGGTCCCGGGATTTCCCTGATGAGCGAATTTCTCGGCCTTGCCTATTTTGCCGAAATCCCGGTAGTCCTCATCGACGTTCAACGAACCGGCCCCTCCACCGGCATGCCAACCAGGACCCAGCAATCGGACCTGCTGGCTTGTGCCTACGCCTCCCACGGTGACACCAAAAATGTGCTGCTCTTCCCCTGTGATCCCAAGGAATGTTTTGAGCTGGGGGCCGACGCTTTTGATCTGGCAGAACGGTTGCAGACACCGGTCATAATCATGAGTGATCTTGATCTCGGTATGAATGACCACGTCAGCGCCCCCATGGAATGGAAAGAGGGACGAAAATATGACAGGGGCAAGGTTCTCACCGCTGAAGATCTGGAAAACATGCAGGAGAAATGGGGCCGCTACCTGGATGTTGATGGAGACGGTATCTGCTACCGTACCTTTCCTGGAACCCATCCCACCAAAGGTGCCTATTTCACCAGGGGAACATCACATAATGAATATTCGGCCTATACCGAAGAGAGTAGCGATTACGAAGCCAATATGAAACGCCTGTTGGTCAAATGGGAAACGGCCCGGGGTCTTGTCCCGGCTCCCCGGACAAAGATCAATGACCCCGCCTGCAAGACAGGCCTTATCTTTTTCGGCACATCCACCCACTCCACCTATGAGGCCATCAGCAGGCTCGCGAAAGAAGGAAGGGTATGCAACAGCCTGCGCATCCGCGCTTTTCCCTTCCATGAAGAAGTTCTTGAGTTTATTGAACGCCATGAAATACTTTTTGTCATCGAACAGAACAGGGATGCACAGATGCGCACTCTGCTCATCAACGAATGCGGAACCTGCAGGGATAAACTGCAGTCCATTCTCAATATTGACGGTCTGCCGATAACAGCAAATTTCATAACAGAATGCATCCGCAATGCTTCTCTGCATAATACGGTAGAACCATTCCCGAAGCAGTACAGTACCGGAGAAAAATCATGA
- a CDS encoding 2-oxoacid:ferredoxin oxidoreductase subunit beta: protein MSYRRPGFRHPKQPKNDAGYTRADYEGAISTLCAGCGHDSTTNAIIQACFELNIEPHRVVKISGIGCSSKTPAYFLGRSHGFNSVHGRMPSIATGANMANRDLLYIGISGDGDTASIGMGQFAHALRRNLNLNYICMNNGCYGLTKGQDSATADRGSSGKRGVPNPYESIDLCELAIELGASFVARGFSGDKRQLVPLLKAAMAHSGLAFVDVISPCVTFNNTSSSTKSYQYVREHIEATNTFDFVPLQQEILTHYEEGTSQEVVMHDGSIIHLHKADSSKDVTNRLKSVNNLEREKEKGRLLTGILYINPDIKETHDIINSTLRPLNSLTEEDLCPGSAALEEINASLR from the coding sequence ATGAGTTACAGACGCCCGGGTTTTCGCCATCCGAAACAACCAAAAAATGACGCAGGATATACCCGTGCCGATTACGAGGGTGCCATTTCAACCCTGTGCGCCGGCTGCGGTCATGACTCTACAACAAACGCCATTATCCAGGCCTGCTTTGAGCTCAATATCGAACCTCACCGGGTCGTAAAAATCTCAGGCATCGGTTGTTCCTCCAAAACACCCGCCTATTTTCTTGGTCGCTCACACGGATTCAATTCCGTCCATGGCAGAATGCCGTCCATCGCAACCGGTGCCAATATGGCCAACAGGGATCTGCTCTATATCGGCATCTCCGGAGACGGCGACACCGCCTCCATCGGTATGGGTCAGTTCGCCCATGCCCTGCGCCGAAACCTGAACCTGAACTATATCTGTATGAATAACGGCTGCTACGGACTGACCAAGGGTCAGGATTCCGCCACGGCTGACCGGGGATCATCCGGAAAACGGGGCGTTCCCAACCCTTATGAATCCATTGATCTCTGCGAACTGGCCATCGAGCTGGGGGCCAGTTTTGTGGCCCGTGGTTTTTCCGGTGACAAACGCCAGCTTGTCCCTTTACTGAAGGCCGCCATGGCTCACTCCGGTCTTGCCTTTGTCGACGTGATCTCCCCCTGTGTCACCTTCAACAACACCAGCAGTTCAACCAAAAGCTACCAGTATGTTCGCGAGCATATCGAAGCCACAAACACCTTTGACTTCGTCCCCCTTCAGCAGGAAATCCTCACCCATTACGAGGAAGGAACAAGCCAGGAAGTCGTCATGCATGACGGCTCCATCATCCACCTCCATAAAGCCGATTCCAGCAAGGATGTGACCAACCGGCTGAAATCTGTCAACAACCTGGAAAGAGAAAAGGAAAAGGGCAGGCTCCTCACCGGTATTCTCTATATAAATCCGGACATCAAGGAAACCCATGATATCATCAATTCCACTCTCCGTCCCCTGAACAGTCTGACAGAAGAAGACCTCTGCCCCGGCAGCGCGGCCCTGGAAGAGATCAACGCTTCCCTGCGGTAG
- a CDS encoding HU family DNA-binding protein, with protein sequence MLKKELVDRVSNELAMQKQDIGLAVDILLETMAGALEDNRRIELRGYGSFSVRSRKPRSTKNPRTGKIMNIPERKTLHFTMSKSLKEALISETE encoded by the coding sequence ATGTTAAAAAAAGAACTTGTAGACAGGGTAAGTAACGAACTTGCCATGCAGAAACAGGATATAGGGTTGGCGGTGGATATCTTACTGGAAACAATGGCTGGGGCCCTGGAGGATAACAGGAGAATAGAACTGCGCGGATATGGCAGCTTTTCGGTGAGAAGCAGAAAGCCCAGGTCAACCAAAAACCCGCGGACCGGGAAAATCATGAACATTCCGGAGCGGAAAACGCTCCATTTTACCATGAGCAAATCCCTGAAAGAGGCCCTGATCAGCGAAACGGAGTAA
- a CDS encoding type IV pilus twitching motility protein PilT, which translates to MKKTEIDYWITAMLESHSHVSDLNITVGKELQVESAGQLVPVDVVPPVRELTPFQTETFALNLIGNNTRLLRDLVETGSCDLSYSLTDKARFRVNIFTQKGYFTTVLRKLETEVPSIESMQFPDAFGKMAAELNGLILFTGATGTGKTTSLAALLDRINHERSVHVVTLEDPIEYVHEQHKATFNQRELGNDFSTFAVGMRAALRQAPKVILVGEMRDRDTMEIGLTAAETGHLVLSTLHTIDAGQTINRILGMFEQEEQPQVRNRLVDTIRWIVGQRLLPRVGGGRIAAMEILRTSLRVKDLILNGETEDKTFYNIIREGSALDMRTFDQHILELFSRGLITEESAITYCSQRNEMTRGIDRLKAERGEATSSLSDLMMEDEEEDEFGFSRR; encoded by the coding sequence ATGAAAAAAACGGAGATTGATTACTGGATAACGGCAATGCTTGAGTCCCACAGTCACGTTTCCGACCTGAACATTACTGTCGGAAAAGAATTGCAGGTTGAGTCAGCCGGCCAGCTTGTACCTGTCGACGTCGTTCCGCCTGTTCGTGAGCTTACACCCTTTCAGACGGAAACTTTTGCGCTGAATCTGATCGGTAACAATACACGGTTACTGAGGGATCTCGTGGAAACCGGTTCATGCGACCTTTCCTATTCCCTGACGGACAAGGCCCGTTTCAGGGTAAATATCTTTACCCAGAAAGGGTATTTTACCACAGTCCTGAGAAAACTTGAGACCGAAGTGCCGTCCATTGAGTCCATGCAGTTTCCTGATGCTTTTGGCAAGATGGCAGCCGAACTGAACGGCTTGATTCTTTTTACCGGTGCAACCGGAACCGGTAAGACAACTTCACTTGCTGCTCTTCTCGACAGGATAAATCATGAGCGTTCCGTTCATGTGGTTACCTTGGAGGATCCCATCGAATATGTCCACGAACAGCATAAGGCAACCTTTAACCAGCGGGAACTTGGTAATGACTTCAGCACGTTTGCAGTTGGAATGAGGGCTGCCCTGCGCCAGGCTCCCAAGGTTATTCTTGTGGGTGAGATGCGGGACAGGGACACGATGGAAATCGGTCTGACCGCGGCGGAAACAGGTCATCTTGTTCTTTCAACCCTCCATACTATTGATGCCGGGCAGACTATTAACAGAATCCTTGGCATGTTTGAACAGGAAGAGCAGCCCCAGGTGCGTAACCGGCTGGTGGATACAATCAGGTGGATTGTGGGCCAGCGCCTGCTTCCAAGGGTCGGGGGAGGGCGGATTGCCGCCATGGAAATTCTCCGGACCAGTCTCCGGGTGAAGGATCTCATACTCAACGGAGAGACGGAAGACAAGACATTTTACAATATTATACGTGAAGGTTCGGCGCTGGATATGCGTACATTTGACCAGCATATTCTCGAACTGTTCAGCCGTGGTCTGATTACTGAAGAAAGTGCGATTACCTACTGTTCCCAGCGTAATGAGATGACAAGGGGTATCGACCGGTTGAAAGCGGAAAGGGGGGAGGCAACCTCCTCGCTTTCGGATTTGATGATGGAGGATGAAGAAGAGGATGAATTCGGATTTTCCAGGCGGTGA
- the ilvD gene encoding dihydroxy-acid dehydratase produces the protein MTIQLRSATTTTGRRMAGARSLWRANGMKEEHFGKPVIAIVNSFTQFVPGHVHLHKIGQHLKKIIEEKGCFAAEFNTIAIDDGIAMGHSGMLYSLPSRDLIADSVEYMCNAHTVDAMICISNCDKITPGMLMAAMRLNIPTIFVSGGPMEAGSDGEKKYDLVDAMVMAADREISDEEVKVVEQCACPTCGSCSGMFTANSMNCLNEALGLALPGNGTVVATHKNRKLLFERAAKRIVEMTHAWYNEEDRSVLPRSIASRAAFMNSMSLDIAMGGSTNTVLHLLAIAHEAGVDFTMSDIDSLSKTVPNLCKVSPSSHYHIEDVNRAGGIMGILGELDRGNLLDTTVCRVDSPTLKATLDRWDIMRENHDPMADNLCLSGPGNQGKNLVLGSQERAYEKADLDRSTGSIRDIDHCYSKDGGLAVLFGNIAEDGCIVKTAGVDPSIFAFKGTARVYSSQEAACEAILGDKIKAGDVIVIRYEGPRGGPGMQEMLYPTSYLKSIHLGAQCALITDGRFSGGTSGLSIGHVSPEAAAGGAIALIENGDTIEIDIPARTINLAISEEELKKRRAREEAKGTNAYTPVDRDRVISTALKAYALFASSADKGAVRILPGKV, from the coding sequence ATGACAATCCAACTGCGCAGCGCAACAACCACAACAGGCAGAAGAATGGCCGGAGCACGAAGTCTCTGGCGGGCAAACGGTATGAAGGAAGAGCATTTCGGCAAACCCGTCATAGCCATTGTCAACTCTTTTACACAGTTTGTTCCCGGCCATGTTCACCTCCACAAAATCGGTCAGCATCTAAAAAAAATTATTGAAGAAAAAGGCTGTTTTGCGGCCGAGTTCAACACCATCGCCATTGATGACGGTATTGCCATGGGCCATTCCGGCATGCTCTATTCCCTGCCCTCCCGGGATCTGATTGCCGACAGTGTTGAATACATGTGCAACGCCCATACGGTGGATGCCATGATCTGCATCAGCAACTGTGACAAAATAACTCCCGGGATGCTGATGGCTGCCATGCGTCTGAATATTCCGACAATCTTTGTCTCCGGCGGTCCCATGGAAGCGGGAAGTGACGGCGAAAAAAAGTATGACCTGGTGGACGCCATGGTCATGGCCGCCGACAGGGAAATAAGTGATGAAGAAGTGAAAGTTGTGGAGCAGTGCGCCTGCCCCACCTGCGGTTCCTGTTCGGGAATGTTTACCGCCAACTCCATGAACTGCCTCAATGAAGCCCTGGGCCTTGCCCTGCCCGGTAACGGTACCGTTGTCGCCACCCATAAAAACCGTAAACTGCTTTTTGAACGGGCTGCAAAACGCATCGTGGAGATGACACATGCCTGGTACAACGAAGAAGACCGCTCGGTATTGCCGAGATCAATCGCCTCACGTGCCGCCTTCATGAACTCCATGTCTCTGGATATTGCCATGGGGGGATCCACAAACACCGTTCTCCACTTGCTGGCCATAGCCCATGAAGCAGGAGTCGACTTCACCATGTCCGATATTGACTCCCTCTCAAAGACAGTCCCCAATCTCTGCAAGGTCTCCCCCTCCTCCCATTACCATATTGAGGATGTTAACCGGGCGGGGGGAATCATGGGAATCCTTGGCGAACTGGATCGAGGGAATTTGCTGGATACAACTGTCTGCCGGGTGGACAGCCCCACCCTGAAGGCAACCCTGGACAGGTGGGATATCATGCGGGAAAACCACGATCCCATGGCGGATAATCTTTGTCTCAGCGGTCCCGGAAACCAGGGCAAAAACCTGGTTCTCGGCTCCCAGGAACGTGCATATGAAAAAGCGGACCTGGACAGAAGTACAGGGTCTATTCGGGACATTGATCATTGCTACAGTAAAGATGGCGGCCTTGCTGTTCTCTTCGGCAACATTGCCGAGGATGGGTGTATTGTCAAAACCGCAGGAGTAGATCCCTCAATTTTTGCTTTCAAAGGAACTGCCAGGGTCTATTCTTCCCAGGAAGCGGCATGCGAAGCCATTCTCGGAGACAAGATCAAAGCCGGAGATGTCATTGTCATCCGCTATGAAGGCCCCAGGGGGGGGCCTGGTATGCAGGAAATGCTTTACCCGACATCCTATCTCAAATCAATTCACCTGGGTGCCCAGTGCGCCCTGATCACCGACGGCCGTTTTTCGGGAGGCACCTCCGGTCTTTCCATCGGCCATGTATCCCCGGAGGCGGCGGCTGGAGGAGCTATCGCCCTGATTGAAAACGGCGATACCATAGAAATTGATATTCCCGCCAGGACAATCAACCTGGCCATATCAGAAGAAGAATTGAAAAAACGACGGGCCAGAGAAGAGGCAAAGGGGACAAACGCTTATACTCCGGTGGATCGGGACAGGGTAATATCAACCGCTCTCAAAGCTTATGCCCTGTTTGCCTCATCGGCTGACAAGGGGGCTGTACGTATACTCCCTGGAAAAGTATAA
- a CDS encoding DEAD/DEAH box helicase, protein MRAIADQGFKYCTAIQEKALADVLAGKDLVGKANTGTGKSAVFLIAILARLLQEEKERGKAVKGVRALVLAPTRELVMQIAKDAEGLAKYCNLAVRPVYGGVDYRKQMDSLRNKRCDLVVATPGRLIDFLGKNVLSLAQCSILVLDEADRMLDMGFIPDVRRIVGRTPHREKRQTMLFSATVPEDVKRLAMQWCVEPKMVEAEPEQVAVETVEQVVYLATSEDKYSILYNLIKQNEQERIIVFANMKNETKRLADRLKRNGIDCVLLSGDVQQNKRMTRLEQFRSGKVKVLVATDVAGRGIHIEGITFVVNYTLPYEPEDYVHRIGRTGRAGAAGRAVSFACEEGSFYLPDIEEYIGRKLDCVQPDESLLATPPKLRKAAPAKKGGSYRRRGGKKRNSTRKTRNEVKK, encoded by the coding sequence ATGAGGGCAATAGCCGATCAGGGCTTTAAATATTGCACTGCCATTCAGGAAAAGGCTCTTGCCGATGTTCTGGCGGGCAAGGATCTTGTTGGCAAGGCAAATACCGGGACAGGGAAAAGTGCTGTGTTTCTTATCGCAATTCTGGCCAGGCTGCTGCAGGAAGAGAAGGAAAGAGGCAAAGCTGTAAAAGGGGTCCGGGCCCTGGTGCTGGCCCCTACCAGGGAGCTGGTCATGCAGATTGCAAAGGACGCGGAAGGGTTGGCCAAGTACTGCAATCTTGCAGTGAGACCGGTTTACGGTGGTGTCGACTATCGTAAACAGATGGACAGCCTGCGCAATAAGAGATGTGACTTGGTAGTGGCTACCCCCGGACGTTTGATTGATTTTCTAGGAAAAAATGTCCTCTCTTTGGCTCAATGCTCCATTCTCGTCCTGGATGAGGCGGATCGCATGCTTGATATGGGTTTTATTCCTGATGTCCGGAGAATTGTCGGACGTACGCCACATAGGGAAAAGCGGCAGACCATGCTGTTTTCTGCAACGGTACCGGAGGATGTCAAACGACTGGCCATGCAGTGGTGTGTTGAACCGAAAATGGTTGAAGCTGAGCCGGAACAGGTGGCGGTCGAAACGGTAGAGCAGGTAGTTTACCTTGCAACTTCTGAAGACAAATATTCAATTCTCTATAATCTTATCAAACAGAACGAGCAGGAGAGAATAATTGTCTTTGCCAATATGAAGAATGAGACAAAAAGGCTGGCAGACAGGCTGAAACGAAATGGTATTGACTGCGTTCTCCTTTCCGGGGATGTTCAGCAGAATAAACGGATGACGAGGCTTGAGCAGTTCCGCTCCGGCAAGGTGAAAGTCCTTGTGGCAACGGATGTTGCCGGAAGAGGCATACATATAGAAGGAATCACCTTTGTTGTCAATTATACACTGCCATATGAGCCCGAAGATTATGTTCATCGTATCGGGCGGACAGGCCGGGCCGGTGCGGCGGGACGGGCTGTAAGTTTTGCCTGCGAGGAAGGGTCGTTTTATCTTCCTGATATTGAAGAATATATCGGCAGAAAACTTGACTGTGTCCAACCTGATGAATCTCTTCTCGCCACTCCGCCAAAACTCCGCAAAGCTGCACCCGCTAAAAAGGGTGGTTCCTACCGGAGACGGGGTGGAAAAAAGAGGAACTCCACACGAAAAACCAGGAATGAGGTAAAAAAATAA
- a CDS encoding 30S ribosomal protein S1, with amino-acid sequence MTEELKQSTPGGNEDLSFAELFEMEENNKVVAVGDVAMGTIIGAVDDYFLVDVGDKAESYIAKSEFRQEDETEIKVGDVFEVFVERRKEEGGLLLSREKAIAIKVWEKIAEIQEADGIIEGRIESRVKGGMSVDIGVPAFLPYSQIDLRPVKDLDALIGQVFEFKILKFNRKRNNVVISRRAILEEERQKLREQMRSKLEEGQIIKGAITNITDYGLFIDMGGMDGLCHITDLSWGRVSHPAKLYKVGEELEVKVLKYDKEKDRVSLGVKQLRDDPWETVVEKYPVGEKTTGKVVSITDYGVFVELEEGVEGLIHVSEMTWSKKPRHPSKMVAVGDELEIMVLNIETETKRISLGMKQLQPNPWDLVTENYPVGSIIEGKIKNITDFGVFIGIEEGIDGLIHVSDLSWTERIKHPSEKYTKGETIQAVVLKIDKENERFSLGIKQLVPDPWQAAYNNYPSGTVVEGEITNVTDFGVFVKLEEGIEGLVHVSEISKDKVKTPIGMYQVGDTLKAIVINVSAKDRKIGLSVKTLEGEDEEAAVEKFKKAEKAPEKTAPSTFGDLLKAAAEGGDSSDEG; translated from the coding sequence ATGACAGAAGAATTGAAACAATCAACCCCGGGCGGTAATGAAGACCTGAGCTTTGCAGAGCTCTTTGAAATGGAAGAAAATAACAAAGTGGTCGCTGTTGGTGATGTGGCCATGGGCACTATAATCGGTGCCGTTGATGATTATTTTCTTGTTGATGTGGGCGATAAGGCTGAAAGCTATATCGCTAAATCCGAGTTTCGCCAGGAAGATGAGACCGAAATAAAAGTCGGTGATGTTTTTGAGGTGTTTGTAGAACGCCGTAAAGAGGAAGGCGGACTGCTTCTGTCACGGGAGAAGGCCATTGCGATCAAGGTCTGGGAGAAGATTGCCGAGATCCAGGAAGCCGATGGTATTATAGAAGGTCGTATTGAAAGTCGTGTGAAAGGAGGAATGTCCGTGGATATCGGAGTTCCCGCCTTCCTTCCCTATTCTCAGATCGATCTCCGTCCCGTCAAGGACCTTGACGCTCTGATTGGACAGGTTTTTGAGTTCAAGATTCTGAAATTCAATCGTAAGCGGAACAATGTTGTTATTTCCCGCCGGGCCATTCTTGAAGAAGAACGTCAGAAGTTGCGTGAACAAATGCGTTCCAAGCTGGAAGAAGGCCAGATCATCAAGGGTGCCATCACCAATATCACCGATTACGGTCTCTTTATCGATATGGGTGGAATGGACGGTCTCTGCCATATCACCGATCTTTCCTGGGGTCGGGTTTCCCATCCTGCCAAGCTGTACAAGGTTGGCGAGGAACTGGAAGTAAAGGTACTGAAATACGACAAGGAAAAAGATCGTGTTTCTCTCGGCGTCAAGCAGCTTCGCGATGATCCGTGGGAGACCGTGGTGGAAAAATATCCCGTTGGCGAGAAGACCACTGGAAAGGTTGTGTCCATAACGGATTACGGTGTATTTGTAGAACTTGAAGAGGGAGTTGAGGGTCTTATTCATGTTTCTGAAATGACCTGGTCGAAGAAACCGCGCCATCCTTCCAAGATGGTTGCCGTGGGCGATGAGCTTGAGATAATGGTGCTCAATATCGAAACGGAAACCAAGCGGATTTCTCTTGGTATGAAGCAGTTGCAGCCCAATCCGTGGGATCTCGTCACCGAGAACTACCCTGTTGGTTCAATTATTGAAGGAAAAATTAAAAATATTACCGACTTCGGTGTCTTTATCGGCATTGAGGAAGGTATTGACGGGCTTATCCATGTTTCTGATCTTTCCTGGACCGAGCGAATCAAGCATCCTTCCGAGAAGTACACCAAGGGTGAGACAATTCAGGCGGTTGTTCTGAAAATCGACAAGGAGAACGAACGATTCTCCCTCGGTATCAAGCAACTTGTACCGGATCCATGGCAGGCTGCTTACAATAACTATCCCTCCGGAACCGTGGTTGAGGGAGAAATCACCAATGTCACCGATTTTGGTGTTTTCGTGAAACTTGAAGAAGGTATTGAAGGTCTTGTTCATGTATCTGAAATCAGCAAGGATAAGGTAAAGACACCCATCGGCATGTATCAGGTCGGTGATACCCTGAAGGCCATCGTTATCAATGTATCAGCGAAAGACCGCAAAATCGGGCTCTCCGTGAAGACACTGGAAGGTGAAGATGAAGAGGCTGCTGTCGAGAAATTCAAGAAGGCGGAGAAAGCACCTGAAAAAACGGCACCTTCAACCTTTGGTGATCTGTTGAAAGCGGCTGCTGAAGGTGGAGATTCTTCAGACGAGGGTTAA
- a CDS encoding PEP-CTERM sorting domain-containing protein — protein MDMVIFFAFLFRNWTIVCILRENENVCCVEKIKKRSKQDQEKGDGMKKKLLVGLVTGLFLAGMVGVASADVIASFEMGGGNPFYDDYDIFIGVGDISSPDWIVQLAWDHTGGGSTDPEGHFGSVDITSQFLMTGGQTWWVHADDNWGINSSYIQSFTIDTGSIVYSSPDTPVYVPDYQDRYAYINVPTQNPVPEPATMLLFGAGLAGLVGLRRQQGKK, from the coding sequence ATGGACATGGTCATTTTTTTTGCATTTTTATTTCGCAATTGGACCATAGTTTGCATATTAAGGGAGAATGAAAATGTATGTTGTGTAGAGAAAATCAAAAAGAGATCGAAACAAGATCAAGAAAAGGGGGATGGAATGAAGAAAAAATTGTTGGTTGGTTTGGTTACAGGGTTGTTTTTGGCGGGTATGGTCGGGGTTGCGAGTGCGGATGTTATAGCTTCATTTGAAATGGGTGGAGGAAACCCATTTTATGATGATTACGATATTTTTATTGGCGTAGGAGATATTTCTTCCCCGGACTGGATAGTTCAGTTGGCGTGGGATCATACTGGGGGAGGTAGCACGGACCCAGAAGGACATTTCGGTTCAGTGGATATTACCTCTCAGTTTTTAATGACAGGTGGACAAACGTGGTGGGTGCATGCCGATGATAATTGGGGAATTAATTCTTCTTATATTCAAAGTTTCACCATTGATACCGGATCGATAGTGTATTCTTCTCCTGATACTCCCGTTTACGTACCTGATTATCAAGATCGTTACGCTTATATTAATGTTCCTACCCAGAATCCCGTCCCGGAACCGGCCACCATGCTGCTGTTCGGTGCCGGCCTGGCCGGTCTTGTTGGTCTGCGCAGGCAGCAGGGCAAGAAATAA
- a CDS encoding L-threonylcarbamoyladenylate synthase, producing MLLSINPHNPQQRLVDQVVKRLKNGQVICYPTDTGYGIGCDLKNQKAIKRIIKLKNRSRQKPFSFMCSDLKHISQYAHVSNSAYRLLKKNLPGPYTFVLPGTKLVPKMMATKQKTVGIRVPGHPICQLLLATLGNPIINTSVQLQDEENLLSEPFEIEEYLKNRVDLIIDGGPVYPDPSSVIDLTGDYPEILREGKGDITPFR from the coding sequence ATGCTTCTCTCCATCAATCCGCACAATCCACAGCAGCGACTTGTTGACCAGGTCGTTAAACGACTGAAAAATGGCCAGGTAATCTGCTATCCAACAGACACAGGTTACGGAATCGGTTGTGACCTGAAAAACCAGAAAGCAATCAAACGCATCATAAAACTGAAAAACAGATCCAGACAGAAACCTTTTTCCTTTATGTGTTCCGATCTGAAACATATCAGCCAGTACGCCCATGTTTCAAACAGTGCCTACAGGCTGTTGAAAAAAAATCTGCCCGGACCGTATACCTTTGTTCTCCCCGGAACAAAACTGGTGCCGAAAATGATGGCCACAAAACAGAAAACCGTCGGTATCAGGGTTCCGGGTCATCCGATCTGTCAACTCCTGCTGGCAACCCTCGGCAATCCCATCATCAACACCAGTGTCCAACTGCAGGATGAAGAAAACCTGCTTTCTGAACCTTTTGAAATCGAGGAATACCTGAAAAACAGGGTCGACCTGATCATTGACGGCGGCCCTGTTTATCCTGATCCCTCTTCTGTAATCGACCTGACCGGTGATTATCCGGAAATTCTCCGTGAGGGCAAGGGGGATATTACTCCGTTTCGCTGA
- a CDS encoding transposase, whose amino-acid sequence MKRKRRSFSEMFKAKVAIETIKGIKTISQLATEYKVHPNQISSWINNCC is encoded by the coding sequence ATGAAGAGAAAAAGAAGATCGTTTTCGGAGATGTTTAAAGCTAAGGTTGCCATTGAGACTATCAAAGGTATCAAGACAATATCACAACTTGCAACAGAATATAAAGTTCATCCAAACCAAATCTCATCCTGGATAAACAACTGCTGTTGA